From Ficedula albicollis isolate OC2 chromosome 5, FicAlb1.5, whole genome shotgun sequence, one genomic window encodes:
- the DLL4 gene encoding delta-like protein 4 produces MTALRIFGLTFLLTILQQRVSGSGVFQLELHEFVNSHGSLASGKTCSPHCRTFFRVCLKHFQTVVSPGSCTFGSIITPVLGINSFSIKDTERFDSPIKLPFNFTWPGTFSLIIQAWHAPDNYLPEGSRPPPDEWLISQMSIQRSLSVGEDWSQDVHQGPLTKLRYSYRVVCSENYYGESCSRLCKRRDDRFGHYVCAADGSLACLPGWAGEYCTEPICLAGCTEQNGYCNKPGECICRPGWQGRYCDECIPHIGCRHGTCKTQWQCICDEGWGGLFCDQDLNYCTHHRPCKNGATCMNTGQGSYTCACKPGFTGVDCEHEISECDSNPCRNGGSCTDMENGYHCLCPPGYYGTHCEHSALTCVDSPCFNGGTCLEKEQGASYACVCPFGFTGSNCEKKVDRCTSNPCANDGSCFYLGQIRVCRCRPGFSGQKCEININECARNPCSNGGTCHDLINDYTCTCMPGYSGRNCDIKTRDECASGPCENGGTCYSGLYSANFVCYCPSGFMGNRCELPVYSVPVTLPPKPVPWIAISMGVGLVALLILFCMIAMVIRQMRMHPEQELETMNNLSDFQKDNLIPASQLKNTNKNKDLEVDCGLEKSNYKPKNHKLDYNLVKDLTSRGTSEDKYYKSEKCLGEKSPLRLHSEKPECRISAICSPRDSMYQSVFVIAEERNECIIATEV; encoded by the exons ATGACAGCCTTGCGCATCTTTGGCTTGACGTTTCTGTTAACGATTTTGCAGCAG AGGGTGTCCGGCTCCGGCGTCTTCCAGCTGGAGCTACACGAATTCGTGAACAGCCACGGGTCTCTGGCCAGCGGGAAGACCTGCTCCCCCCACTGCAGGACCTTCTTTCGCGTTTGTTTGAAGCATTTTCAGACAGTGGTTTCCCCGGGCTCCTGCACTTTCGGCAGCATCATCACTCCGGTTCTGGGAATAAACTCCTTCAGCATCAAGGATACAGAGAGATTTGACAGCCCCATTAAGCTGCCCTTTAACTTCACGTGGCCG GGAACCTTCTCCCTGATCATCCAGGCCTGGCACGCGCCCGACAACTACCTGCCGGAAG GCTCCCGGCCGCCCCCGGACGAGTGGCTCATCAGCCAGATGTCGATCCAGCGGTCGCTGTCGGTGGGCGAGGACTGGTCGCAGGACGTGCATCAGGGCCCGCTGACCAAGCTGCGCTACTCCTACCGCGTGGTCTGCAGCGAGAACTACTACGGCGAGAGCTGCTCCCGCCTGTGCAAGCGCCGCGATGACCGCTTCGGGCACTACGTGTGCGCGGCGGACGGGAGCCTGGCGTGCCTGCCCGGCTGGGCCGGCGAGTACTGCACCGAGC CCATCTGTCTGGCCGGGTGTACGGAACAGAACGGATATTGCAACAAGCCTGGAGAGTGCAT CTGCCGTCCTGGTTGGCAAGGCCGCTACTGTGATGAATGCATTCCCCATATAGGCTGCCGCCACGGGACTTGTAAAACACAATGGCAGTGCATATGTGATGAAGGATGGGGTGGCCTCTTCTGTGATCAAG ATCTGAACTACTGCACTCACCACAGGCCATGCAAAAATGGAGCAACTTGCATGAACACTGGCCAGGGCAGCTACACGTGTGCGTGCAAACCCGGCTTCACCGGCGTCGACTGCGAGCACGAGATCAGCGAGTGCGACAGCAATCCCTGCAGGAACGGCGGCAGTTGCACG GATATGGAGAACGGTTATCACTGCCTGTGCCCCCCTGGCTACTATGGCACTCACTGTGAGCACAGTGCTCTGACGTGTGTCGATTCTCCGTGCTTCAACGGTGGCACATGCTTGGAAAAGGAGCAAGGGGCCAGCTACGCTTGCGTCTGCCCTTTCGGCTTCACGGGGtcaaactgtgaaaaaaaagtgGACAGGTGCACCAGCAACCCGTGTGCAAATG atgGTAGTTGCTTTTACCTTGGGCAGATCCGTGTGTGCCGCTGCCGGCCTGGTTTCTCTGGTCAGAAATGTGAGATAAACATCAATGAGTGTGCCAGAAACCCGTGTTCCAATGGGGGGACTTGTCACGATCTAATCAACGATTACACCTGCACATGCATGCCAGGCTACAGTGGCAGGAACTGTGACATCAAAACCAGAGATGAATGTGCTTCTGGGCCGTGTGAGAATGGAGGCACATGCTACAGTGGACTTTATAGTGCCAACTTTGTTTGCTACTGTCCTTCTGGCTTCATGGGCAACCGCTGCGAACTGCCAGTTTATTCAGTGCCCGTTACACTTCCTCCTAAGCCAGTCCCCTGGATTGCTATATCCATGGGGGTGGGGCTGGTGGCTTTGCTCATACTGTTCTGCATGATAGCAATGGTCATCAGGCAGATGAGGATGCACCCAGAGCAGGAGTTGGAGACAATGAACAACCTGTCTGACTTCCAGAAGGACAATCTCATTCCAGCTTCCCAGCTGAAAAacaccaataaaaataaagaccTTGAAGTGGACTGTGGGCTGGAGAAATCAAACTACAAACCCAAGAACCATAAACTGGACTACAATCTGGTAAAAGACCTGACAAGTAGAGGGACATCTGAAGATAAATATTACAAAAGTGAAAAGTGTTTAGGAGAGAAGTCTCCCCTCCGACTACACAG TGAAAAGCCAGAATGCAGAATATCAGCGATATGCTCTCCGAGGGATTCGATGTACCAGTCTGTCTTTGTGAtagcagaagaaaggaatgaGTGCATCATAGCCACAGAG GTATAA